A portion of the Blastopirellula sediminis genome contains these proteins:
- a CDS encoding SDR family NAD(P)-dependent oxidoreductase yields MFPYNGKTALITGASSGIGAQFARELAARGMNLILVARNQAAMDKIADELRARHGVQVDVFPQDLSEPTAAANVFAHAEQLGWNVDLLVNNAGFVTYGPFESIDPAQEQAEIQVNIAALVGLTHAFLPGMLARRSGGIINNASLAGFQPIPYLTVYAATKAFVISFSVALRQECRGRNVRVLGLCPGTTKTEIFDRANANAAAVGIPRTVEQVVATALRAFDRNRSLVVDGVGNRIVSYFTKIVPRWLAASIAGWLVSSKG; encoded by the coding sequence ATGTTTCCCTACAATGGCAAGACGGCTCTCATTACGGGCGCATCGAGCGGAATCGGCGCCCAGTTCGCACGCGAACTGGCGGCTCGCGGGATGAATTTGATCCTGGTCGCTCGCAACCAGGCCGCGATGGACAAGATTGCCGACGAGTTGCGTGCTCGCCACGGCGTCCAGGTCGACGTCTTTCCCCAAGACCTGAGCGAGCCGACCGCCGCGGCCAACGTCTTCGCCCATGCCGAGCAGCTCGGCTGGAACGTCGATCTGCTGGTCAACAACGCCGGCTTCGTCACCTACGGACCATTCGAGTCGATCGATCCGGCCCAAGAGCAGGCCGAAATCCAGGTCAACATCGCCGCCCTGGTCGGGCTGACCCACGCGTTTCTGCCGGGGATGCTGGCGCGCCGGTCCGGCGGGATCATCAACAACGCGTCGCTGGCCGGTTTTCAACCGATCCCTTACCTGACCGTTTACGCCGCCACCAAAGCGTTCGTAATTTCCTTTTCGGTCGCCCTGCGGCAGGAGTGCCGCGGCCGGAACGTCCGGGTTCTCGGCCTCTGCCCTGGCACGACGAAAACCGAAATCTTCGACCGGGCCAACGCCAACGCTGCGGCGGTCGGAATCCCGCGTACCGTGGAGCAAGTTGTGGCAACCGCGCTCCGCGCCTTCGACCGCAACCGGAGCCTGGTCGTCGACGGCGTCGGGAACCGCATCGTCAGCTACTTCACCAAAATCGTCCCCCGGTGGTTGGCCGCTTCGATCGCCGGTTGGCTCGTCTCGTCCAAGGGGTAG
- a CDS encoding alpha/beta hydrolase, with product MPKSLERFAFSDKSGFAHRVRFPSANLADRRNVDIWCPVPLGRKSAIPLPVIYMHDGQNLFDPALSFAGVDWGMDEAIVRLTEAGVIPGAIVVGIWNSPQRKRELMPKKPFEQDLTTEVINKFVADQGGLPYSDDYLKFIVEELKPFVDENFPTSPDPAQTFVMGSSMGGLASLNAIESYPDVFGGAGCLSTHWVIGGFELVDAMGRDLPDPSNHRLYFDRGTIALDESYGPLQERMDAHLADAGYVAEANLLAQVWRGHDHSERAWRRRVDVPLRFLLGAK from the coding sequence ATGCCCAAATCGCTGGAAAGATTCGCTTTTTCCGACAAAAGCGGCTTTGCGCATCGCGTCCGCTTCCCTTCGGCGAATCTGGCCGATCGTCGCAACGTCGATATCTGGTGCCCCGTCCCGTTGGGTCGCAAGTCGGCGATTCCATTGCCGGTCATTTACATGCACGACGGGCAAAATCTGTTTGACCCGGCGTTGTCGTTCGCCGGGGTCGACTGGGGAATGGACGAAGCGATCGTTCGACTGACCGAGGCCGGCGTGATCCCTGGAGCGATTGTGGTCGGCATCTGGAACAGCCCGCAGCGTAAGCGCGAGCTGATGCCGAAAAAGCCGTTCGAGCAAGATCTGACGACGGAGGTGATCAACAAATTCGTCGCCGACCAGGGAGGTCTTCCCTACTCAGACGACTACCTCAAGTTCATCGTCGAAGAACTCAAGCCATTTGTCGATGAGAATTTTCCGACGTCGCCCGATCCAGCGCAGACGTTTGTGATGGGTTCCAGCATGGGGGGTCTCGCGTCGCTCAACGCGATCGAGAGTTATCCCGACGTATTCGGCGGCGCGGGGTGCCTTTCGACCCACTGGGTGATCGGAGGATTTGAACTAGTCGACGCGATGGGGCGCGACCTTCCCGATCCTAGCAATCATCGACTCTACTTCGATCGCGGTACCATAGCGCTCGACGAATCGTACGGGCCGCTGCAAGAGCGGATGGACGCTCACCTGGCCGACGCCGGTTATGTCGCGGAAGCCAATCTGCTCGCGCAGGTCTGGCGGGGACACGACCATTCCGAGCGGGCCTGGCGCCGCCGCGTCGACGTGCCGCTCCGCTTTCTGCTCGGCGCGAAGTAA
- a CDS encoding DUF4261 domain-containing protein has protein sequence MALAISMVLFPDQPQLSIEAIQQELATRWPELPAASDVTGEDNTYIFDLGEAQVIVALMPAPFPWSDLEGPCATSILWKDAAEQLKTHQTHAIVSLNAELDPIPHSTMLTKVVTAVLAASPSSLGVYWGNATLIVPKAIFLDFATEVMSDGPPLHIWVDFRVGAESSNTSSGFTCGMAALGHMELEANGATEPPRELYDRLMSLAGYVLENGPVIRDGDTVGQDANEKIRVIYGKSNFGHEGKVMRLVYESGASEKPWWKFW, from the coding sequence GTGGCGCTAGCGATTTCGATGGTCCTGTTCCCTGACCAACCGCAGCTCTCGATCGAAGCGATTCAACAAGAGCTGGCGACCCGCTGGCCCGAACTCCCCGCGGCCAGCGACGTCACCGGAGAGGACAACACCTATATCTTCGATCTTGGCGAAGCCCAAGTGATCGTCGCGCTGATGCCGGCGCCGTTTCCGTGGTCCGACCTGGAAGGTCCCTGTGCGACCAGCATTCTTTGGAAGGATGCGGCGGAACAGTTGAAGACGCACCAGACGCACGCGATCGTATCGCTCAACGCCGAGCTCGATCCGATTCCTCATTCGACGATGCTGACCAAAGTCGTAACCGCAGTTCTCGCCGCTTCCCCTTCGTCGCTGGGGGTCTATTGGGGCAACGCGACGCTGATCGTTCCCAAGGCGATCTTTCTCGACTTCGCCACAGAAGTGATGTCGGACGGACCGCCGCTGCATATCTGGGTCGACTTCCGCGTCGGCGCCGAAAGTTCGAACACCAGTTCCGGCTTCACCTGCGGTATGGCCGCCCTGGGACACATGGAACTGGAAGCGAATGGGGCGACCGAACCGCCCCGCGAACTATACGACCGGCTGATGAGCCTGGCCGGTTATGTGCTGGAAAATGGACCGGTGATCAGAGACGGCGACACCGTCGGCCAAGACGCCAACGAGAAGATCCGCGTGATCTACGGCAAGTCGAACTTTGGCCATGAAGGAAAAGTAATGCGGCTGGTTTATGAGAGCGGAGCGAGCGAAAAGCCGTGGTGGAAGTTCTGGTAG
- a CDS encoding sulfatase: protein MCLLLRPIFAAVPLIAIVFLLVGSSARGAERLNVLFIAADDMNCDLGCYGDPLVKTPNLDRLCKMGVRFDAAYCQQPLCGPSRASIMTGLRPDTLDMHTLNHELRQKNPDVVTLGQMFRNNGYFSARAGKIYHYGNPAQIGTDGNDDPATWNERYNPIGIDRSQQEKITRYGAGQEKNTNLGISMAWWDPESADNEHTDGKVADKIVELINEKKGEPFFLAAGFFNPHCPYVAPKKYFDLYPLDQITMPDLEEAKRDLEDVPAMAIQRDAKNWPYYFKDVSVEEARKCKQAYYASISFVDAQVGKLLDALEENDLMDNTVIVFWSDHGYFLGEKGLWYKRKAFERSARMPLIIAAPGLRQGENTAKPVELVDLYPTLADLCGLAPPKNLEGQSLRPLLTDPTGGKWDKPAVTQVWHGRNAWGYSIRTDRYRYTEWLEGKAGRELYDHANDPGEVTNLADSTEHAETVAELSRQLQPYVQLKPGSR from the coding sequence GTGTGCCTTCTCCTTCGCCCAATCTTTGCGGCCGTTCCACTCATCGCTATCGTTTTCTTGCTTGTCGGTTCGAGCGCTCGCGGCGCTGAGCGGCTAAATGTGTTGTTCATTGCGGCCGACGATATGAACTGCGACTTGGGCTGCTATGGCGATCCGCTGGTGAAGACGCCGAATCTCGATCGGCTGTGCAAAATGGGGGTTCGCTTCGACGCCGCCTATTGTCAACAGCCGCTGTGCGGGCCAAGTCGGGCCAGCATCATGACCGGCTTGCGGCCTGATACGCTCGACATGCATACCTTGAATCATGAGCTGCGGCAAAAGAACCCTGACGTGGTGACGCTGGGGCAGATGTTTCGCAACAACGGCTACTTCTCGGCGCGGGCCGGCAAGATCTATCACTACGGCAACCCAGCCCAGATCGGGACCGACGGCAATGACGACCCAGCGACCTGGAACGAGCGCTACAACCCGATCGGCATTGATCGTTCGCAGCAGGAAAAGATCACCCGCTACGGCGCCGGTCAGGAGAAGAACACGAACCTCGGCATCAGCATGGCATGGTGGGATCCGGAGAGCGCCGACAACGAACATACCGACGGCAAGGTCGCCGACAAGATTGTTGAGCTGATCAACGAGAAGAAAGGTGAGCCGTTCTTCCTGGCGGCCGGCTTCTTCAATCCCCACTGCCCTTACGTCGCGCCAAAGAAATACTTCGATCTCTATCCGCTCGATCAAATCACGATGCCCGATCTGGAAGAGGCGAAGCGCGACCTGGAAGACGTCCCCGCGATGGCGATCCAGCGCGACGCCAAGAACTGGCCCTACTACTTCAAGGACGTCTCGGTCGAGGAAGCGCGAAAATGCAAGCAGGCCTACTACGCTTCGATCTCGTTCGTCGACGCGCAAGTCGGCAAGTTGCTCGATGCGCTGGAAGAGAACGACCTGATGGACAACACGGTGATCGTCTTCTGGTCCGACCATGGTTACTTCCTCGGCGAGAAGGGACTTTGGTACAAGCGGAAAGCGTTCGAGCGCTCGGCCCGTATGCCGCTGATCATCGCGGCGCCGGGTCTTCGGCAAGGGGAAAATACCGCCAAGCCGGTGGAACTGGTCGACTTGTATCCGACGCTGGCCGATCTGTGCGGGCTCGCACCGCCGAAGAACCTGGAAGGCCAATCGCTCCGGCCGCTACTTACCGATCCGACCGGCGGCAAATGGGACAAGCCGGCCGTCACGCAAGTTTGGCATGGGCGAAACGCATGGGGCTATTCGATTCGGACCGATCGCTATCGCTATACCGAATGGCTGGAAGGGAAAGCGGGGCGCGAACTATACGACCACGCCAATGACCCCGGCGAAGTGACGAACCTGGCTGATAGTACCGAACACGCGGAAACGGTGGCCGAGCTTTCCCGCCAACTTCAACCCTACGTGCAGTTGAAGCCAGGCAGCCGGTAA